From the genome of Pseudomonas putida:
GAAGGCAATATCGGCAGTCCGCCTGAGTTTCAGGAGTTCAACAACAACCCGGACGAGCCAAAGCGGCTGCTGCGGTTGAATGTCTATTTCGACAATCCGGTACCGCGCGAGGGCGGCTATGAAGATCGCGGCGGCTATTGGGCACCGGTCGAGCTCTGGCACCGCGATGCCGAGCACTGGAGCACCTTGTACCAGAAAGGCATGCGCGTCTTGGTCATGGGCCGAACGGTGAAGGATGAGTGGGAAGACAGCGAGGACAATGCCCGGGTGACGTTCAAGGTGGAGGCACGGCACATCGGCATCCTGCCCCATCGCCTGGCCAGCGTGTCCATGCGCGAGAAGGCGAGTGAAAGCGCTGGCAGTAACCGCAAGCCGGCCAGCAAGAAAACCACCCGCAAGTCGACCTGAGCGGGTGGACGTCAGTGGAACCGTGCCCGTCAGCGCGATACCGCTCAGTCGCGGGGCCCCACGCCGCGGGCAACGCCACGCAGGTCGTCCCCCTCGATCAACCCTTTGACTTCCGCCAGGTACTGGTCCAGGGCAAGGAACGCCCGCCAGTGCGCCGGCGCTTCCTTGACCCACGCGATCAACCTAGCACGTGCGGCCTGATTGTCAGGTTCTTGATGGGTGGCCATGAACAACTCGCAGGCCTTGATCGCTAACGCATCCGCTTCATGCTGCTCAAGTTCGTCCAATCCGCTATCTCCATGTGACGGTCAGGTCACCGTACTCTCATTGGGTGATACGCCCCAATAGGTTGTTAGTCAACCTTTAAGGGCGTTCATATCTTCGGGTGGTTGGTCAACCATACGGGTTGAATTGGAGAGCCACCCCGTTGCCAGTCAAAGAGCCTAGCCCACAACACATCGGCCGCCAGTTGGCCAAGTACCGCCGTGCCCAGGGCTTTACCCAAGCGCAAGTCGGTGAACGCCTGGAGATCGGCACCGAAGCGGTGTCGCGCATGGAGCGTGGCAAGGTCGAGCTGACCGTGCCCAAGCTGCTGCAGTTGGCGGATATGTATGGCTGTCCGGCCGATGAACTGCTGCTGGCCATCAGTCCTCGGCCACAGGACCAGGAGCAAAAGATTGCCTCGTTGATCAAGGACCTTGGCGAGACGGACAAGCAGTTTGCCCTGGACCTTCTGCAGACCGTGACCGCACACCTCACGCAACGGTAAGTCGCTCGCCGCTGGTGGCTACACCGATATGATCTCGACCAGTTCAGCTTTTCTCTAGCGCTCCCCTGTCACGCGACCACCCTGTCGGTACCTGACCGAGAGGGCCACGTCATGCGTCTCTACATTTGCGAAAAACCGTCCCAAGCCCGCGATATTGCCAGGGTGCTGCAAGCCCATCGTCGCGGCGATGGCTGCCTGCAGGGCACGGGAGTGACCGTGACCTGGTGCGTGGGGCACTTGCTAGAGACCGCGCCGCCAGAAACCTATGGCCATCAGTTCAAGCGCTGGTCACTAGAGCACCTGCCGATCATCCCGCAGCACTGGCAACTGGTGGTAAAACCCAAGGTCGCCGCGCAGTTGAAGGCCATCAGCCGGCTGCTGCAAACCTGCGCCGAGGTGGTGATTGCCACCGACGCGGACCGCGAGGGCGAAATGATTGCCCGGGAGATCCTTGAGCGCTGCCAGTATCAGGGGCCGATCCTTCGCCTGTGGCTGTCCGCCCTGGATGACGCCTCGATCCGCCGGGCTCTGGAGGCGCTGCGCCCGGGGGAGCAAACCCTGCCGCTGTACCACTGTGCCCTCGCCCGGTCCCGGGCCGATTGGCTGGTTGGCATCAACCTCAGCCGCTTGTTCACCCTGCTTGGTCGACGCGCCGGCTTCGACGGCACGCTGCCCGTGGGCCGTGTACAGACGCCGACCCTGCGTCTGGTGGTTGAGCGTGATCGCGCCATCGCCAGCTTTGTCGCCCGGCCGTTCTGGACCATGGACGTTGTGCTGCACGCTGACGGGGCGGAGTTTGGGGCACGCTGGCAGCCACCCGCTGCGCACTGCGATGATGCCGGTCGTTGCGTTGATCAGGTGGCGGCCGAGCAGGCTGCCCGGCGCCTGGCAGCGGCGCATTCCGTACAAGTCGAGCGGGTCGACGTTGAACGCGTGACGGAGGGGCCGCCCTTGCCGTTCGACCTGGGCACGCTGCAGGAGATCTGCTCGGCCAAACTCGGCCTGGGCGCGCAGGAAACCCTCAGTGTGGCGCAGGCACTGTACGAAACCCACAAAGTCACCACCTACCCTCGCAGCGACTGTGGCTACCTACCCGAGAGCATGCTGGACGAGGTACCGCGCGTACTAAAGGCCTTGGCCGCAGCAGACCCGACGCTTGGCCAGCGCTTCAAGGAACTCGATCCGACACGGCGGGCCCGCGCCTGGAACGGCAGCAAGGTCACCGCCCACCACGGCATCATCCCCACCGCCGTGGTGATCCCGCTGGATCAGTTGTCCGAGCGCGAGCGCGCCGTGTACACGTTGATCCGCGCCCGCTACCTGGCGCAGTTTCTGCCCCACCACGAATACCTGAAGACCCAGGTGCAGTTGCGCAGCCGGGCCGATCAGTTGCTGGCCCGCGGCAAGCAGATCCAGGTGCGTGGCTGGAAAGCCGTGATCGATGAAACCGATGCCACTGAGCCGACCGAGCAAACGCAGCGGCTGCCCACCCTGCAGAAAGGCGCCTCGGTTGCTGTACGCGACGCCATGGTCAACACGCAGCGCACCCAGCCGCCCAAACCCTACACCGAAGGCACACTGGTCAAAGCGATGAAAACCATCGCCAACCAGGTGGCCGACCTGCGCCTGAAGCAAACCTTGAAAGACAGCATTGGTATCGGCACCGAGGCCACTCGCGCCGCGATCATCCAGGGCCTGATCGATCACGGCTACCTGACCAAGAAAAAGCGCAGCCTGGCGGCGTCTGCCGCCGCCCACACGTTGATCGAAGCCGTTCCGCGTGAGGTTGCTGACCCGGTGATGACAGCAGTGTGGGAACAAGCACTGGCACGGATCGAGACCGGGCAGCTGAGTGTCGAGGCGTTTCTCGCCAAGCAGTCGGCCTGGCTCACCCAGGTCGTGCGCAGCCAAGCCTCGTTGAACCTGCAGCTACCCCGTTCGAAAGGTCCAGCCTGCCCCGTGTGCCGCAGTCCCATGCGCCAGCGCAAAGGCCGCACCGGCAACTTCTGGTCCTGTGTGCGCTACCCGGACTGCAAGGGCACCAAGCCAGTGAAGGCCAGCGCGGCGCCCGCCAAGCCGAAGCGGACATGACTGCTTGACGCTGGGGCCAGTCGCTGATGTAGTGGACAGGCCCCTCGCCGTTGGCGACCCTAGGCCGATTCGCTCCGGGCAGCTCGGCCAGACTCGTTGAGTTCGGAGCCTCTTTCACTACGCTGCATCACTGTTCCGGATGTCCAAGATTCCCGAGACGGATGACCCGTGCGACCTGCTTTAGGCTGCAGGGGTCATCCGCCTCGGCGACGATGCTCAGTGCCGGTGCCCGCCGGCGAAAAACGGGCGCCGTTTGTGCGCGGATGCGTGCCAGTTATCCCGACCCAGGCCACGACAAGGGTCGGTTGATCAGGGTGAGGAGACAGCTGAAGTGAAGCGACGACTTCGCTGTCAATGGACCGGATCAAGGGTGGCCTTTCTGTTCCTAGCCCGACAACCGTTGGGCTTTTTTTTCGCGTGTTTGAATCTACTGTGTACCACCCACGCCCACACCTCTGAACCCAGTCAAAACCGCTGTTGACGGGCGCTGCGCACCGTTCTATAGATGAACTGCACCGCGCTGTCGTTGACAGCACCAGGTAGCCGGAACCTGCAAGGCTACGCTCTCTCCAGAGTGGTTCCTCCCAAAGTGCGACTAGCGTTCGGCGGCTCGCACGGTTATCGCTCCCCGCGATGATGAGCGCTCTTACACCACTGCTGTTGCACCTGACCTTCCCTTGCGGACTCACCCCCGCCAGGGCCGGTGAATATCCGCGTTTCTCGCAAACAGGAGATTCACCATGACCTCGGTAAACACTGCTGCCCCCAGTACCTACTTCAACCTGCACACCCAAGGCATTGGTTACTTGAACCGCGTGCGTGAGGTGCCAGTGCGGCGAGGCCAGCCCTTTATGGCCTGCGACATTGCCGCCTTGCACGGTGCGTCGGATGACGTCGAGTACACCCGCTTCGACTGCAAGGTCGCTGGCGGTGAAGCCGAACGGCTGATCCGCGAACACCTCGAGGATGTCCGTGCCGAACGCAAGGTGCTGATCGCGTTTCGCATTGGCGACCTCTGGGTCGATGCTTTCACCTACGAAAAAGGTGAGCGCAAAGGCCAACCCGGTGCCAGCCTCAAAGGTCGGCTGATCTTCATCGAGTGGATCAAGGTCAACGGTCAGCTCACCTACAAAGCGCCAACTCGGCAGGATGCTTCCTCGCCTGATCAGCCGTCCGAAGCGGCTGGTGAGGATGCGCCGGACTCTTCACGCAGTGCCGATCAGGCTCCGAACCAGGCGACGCAGCCTGCCTGAGACTGATGCCCCACCACAGAGGCGCTCACATGAGCGCCTTTTCTCACCCCCAGAGGCTGCTATGGAGAGTTACTGGCTCTGTGAGGATTGCCTGCACGCCGTGGCCTACGACGACTTCAGCGCACTGTCGCTGTACTACAGCGAGGCCGAAGTCGATCAGCGAATCGCGCAGATGCGTAAAGAGCTGCAGGTGCTGTTGCCGCTCAGCGCTGATTTCGATCCGGACACCGGTGTCGGCATCGACCCCTTCTCCACTCACCCCTGCGAAGGCTGCCACTCCGCGTTGCACGGCACCCGGCATCGTTTCACCCGCCTGTGACCGCCTGACCCTACCCACAGGGGCCTCCTCCCGGAGCGCCCCTGCACACGAGGTTCTGCTCATGAACACGCCATTGACCCTGGTCGAGCCCCTCGACCCCGTCCTGACCCAACGCGCCCACGAAGATGCATTGATCAGCGAAGCCATGCAGTTGCTGGACCAACGCTACTTTCAGCGCGGCGAAGTGCTGATCACACCTGCCGACGCCGCGTCCTACCTGAAGCTGCGCCTGGCGCCCTATCACCACGAGGTGTTTGCCCTGCTCTACCTCGATTCACGCCACCGCGTGCTGGACTTCGAGGTGTTGTTTTTCGGCAGCATCGATGGTGCCTCGGTCTACCCCCGTGAAGTGGTGGTCAAGGCACTGGCACACAACGCCGCAGCGGTCATCCTCAGCCACAACCACCCCTCCGGCTGCCTTGAGCCCAGCGGTGCCGACCGCGTACTGACGACCCGCCTGATCGAAGTCTTGGCGCTGGTCGAGGTGCGCGTTCTAGACCACATCATCGTCGGCGAAGGTCAGCCCCTGTCCTTGGCCGAATATGGCTGGATCTAACCCTCTCACTCGCCACCGCCTGCATGGGGTGGCGTCTCTTTCAACTGGAGCGCCACCATGCTCACCTCAACCCCCAACCCCTTTGCCCGCGGCTTCCATGCATTCGCCTGCGAACGTGTGGTCCAGATCCACTACGACGACCAGTGCCCGCCCTGCTACCGCCCCCTACACACCGCCCAGCTCGACCTTGACGACGATCACATCAACTGCCAGGCCTGCGTGTTCGATGACGACTGCGTGGTCATCACGGAAGGCCAGGATGTCTCAGGTTTTCTTCGCATGCAGTTGCCCGCGGACGGTGTGGTCACCACCGTGCTGTACCAAGTCACCGCTGAGCGGCTGAGTGGCTCGGTACACGTTGGCGACCTTCCCAGCTTGGAAGCGGCGGAGCACCTGATGCAGCAGCTGTCCTTTGCCACCGGCCAGTACAGCCGCAGCTGGGAGATCAGCTCCTCCCACCTACCGGCTGACGAGTACGCCTACCTTGAGCAGCTTGCCCGCAGCGAACGACCTGGCAGCTTCTTTGAATGCTTCCAGTTGGTCAGCAACCGTTCTGTCGGCTGCAAGCTGTACTCGACACCCTGGCACCGCAGCGCCCATGTAGAAAGCTTCGGCTGCTCAGCGGCGGACGTCTGCATTCGCCTGTTGGATGAACAGGTGCCGCCGGTGTTGATGACCCTGTTGTTGTTGGCCGGCCAAGCCGACACGCGCTTCCTGGTGTTCGATCCCGATGCAGCCCCTCTGGCAGGACTTCCGGAGTTTACTGTCGATTGACCCAAGGCGCCCTAGAGGGCGCCTTTTTCATGTGTTGGGCTCGATAAACCGGCCGGCCAACTTCGGTTTATCAGTGGGTGCAGCTAGCGCGCGTTGGCAAGGTGTCGGCACCTACTGTCGAGATCTGCTCATGCACACGCCCGCATTCCCTTGCCTTGTTCTGATGCTCGCGCTGGCGGGCTGCAACACCTCGCCTGCCATCACCCCACCGACGGCGCCAGCCAAGGCCGTACCAGCTCCGGCCATCCCGTCCAAGCAGTTGTCAGCGTCACCAGCGTGGGTCCGCCAGGACCGCTACACCCTGGTCAGCACGCGGCCGACGCTGGAACAGCGTCAGCCGTTGTTCCAGCTCATCACCGTGCAGATTTCACCGGCGCTGCACGCGACGGTCGGTGATGCCCTACGTCACGTGTTGCAGCGCTCAGGCTACTCACTCTGCGCCAACCGCGCCGAGGTCACCACCTTGTTCAGCCGCCCTCTGCCGGCCGTGCAGCACCAACTCGGGCCAATGGCGCTGCTGGACGCCTTGACCATCCTCGGCGGCCCGGCCTGGCGGCTCGTGATCGATCCAGTCGAACGCAGCGTGTGCTACGCCCTTCGCGCACCAGTGCCCGCCCCACCTCGCCCGCCCCTGGAGACCGCGCCATGAAGGTCCATCACTTTCAGGCCCTGGTGCTCGGGGCCCTGTGCCTCGGCGCCGCCGTACTGGCCGCCGTGACCTACAACCACCAGCAACAACTGACCGCGCTCCTGGTCGCCGCGGAGAATGCGCCAGCCGATCCAGCCCCGGCGCTGCGGCGGGATCTCGATGCACTCAACGCCGACCTTGCGGCACTCCCAGCGCAAGTGAATGTGCTGGGCGAGCACCAGCGCCAGCAGGACGCGACC
Proteins encoded in this window:
- a CDS encoding STY4534 family ICE replication protein translates to MTSVNTAAPSTYFNLHTQGIGYLNRVREVPVRRGQPFMACDIAALHGASDDVEYTRFDCKVAGGEAERLIREHLEDVRAERKVLIAFRIGDLWVDAFTYEKGERKGQPGASLKGRLIFIEWIKVNGQLTYKAPTRQDASSPDQPSEAAGEDAPDSSRSADQAPNQATQPA
- a CDS encoding helix-turn-helix domain-containing protein, with translation MPVKEPSPQHIGRQLAKYRRAQGFTQAQVGERLEIGTEAVSRMERGKVELTVPKLLQLADMYGCPADELLLAISPRPQDQEQKIASLIKDLGETDKQFALDLLQTVTAHLTQR
- a CDS encoding JAB domain-containing protein, whose translation is MNTPLTLVEPLDPVLTQRAHEDALISEAMQLLDQRYFQRGEVLITPADAASYLKLRLAPYHHEVFALLYLDSRHRVLDFEVLFFGSIDGASVYPREVVVKALAHNAAAVILSHNHPSGCLEPSGADRVLTTRLIEVLALVEVRVLDHIIVGEGQPLSLAEYGWI
- a CDS encoding DNA topoisomerase III → MRLYICEKPSQARDIARVLQAHRRGDGCLQGTGVTVTWCVGHLLETAPPETYGHQFKRWSLEHLPIIPQHWQLVVKPKVAAQLKAISRLLQTCAEVVIATDADREGEMIAREILERCQYQGPILRLWLSALDDASIRRALEALRPGEQTLPLYHCALARSRADWLVGINLSRLFTLLGRRAGFDGTLPVGRVQTPTLRLVVERDRAIASFVARPFWTMDVVLHADGAEFGARWQPPAAHCDDAGRCVDQVAAEQAARRLAAAHSVQVERVDVERVTEGPPLPFDLGTLQEICSAKLGLGAQETLSVAQALYETHKVTTYPRSDCGYLPESMLDEVPRVLKALAAADPTLGQRFKELDPTRRARAWNGSKVTAHHGIIPTAVVIPLDQLSERERAVYTLIRARYLAQFLPHHEYLKTQVQLRSRADQLLARGKQIQVRGWKAVIDETDATEPTEQTQRLPTLQKGASVAVRDAMVNTQRTQPPKPYTEGTLVKAMKTIANQVADLRLKQTLKDSIGIGTEATRAAIIQGLIDHGYLTKKKRSLAASAAAHTLIEAVPREVADPVMTAVWEQALARIETGQLSVEAFLAKQSAWLTQVVRSQASLNLQLPRSKGPACPVCRSPMRQRKGRTGNFWSCVRYPDCKGTKPVKASAAPAKPKRT
- a CDS encoding single-stranded DNA-binding protein, producing the protein MSTFFVGEGNIGSPPEFQEFNNNPDEPKRLLRLNVYFDNPVPREGGYEDRGGYWAPVELWHRDAEHWSTLYQKGMRVLVMGRTVKDEWEDSEDNARVTFKVEARHIGILPHRLASVSMREKASESAGSNRKPASKKTTRKST
- a CDS encoding PilL N-terminal domain-containing protein is translated as MHTPAFPCLVLMLALAGCNTSPAITPPTAPAKAVPAPAIPSKQLSASPAWVRQDRYTLVSTRPTLEQRQPLFQLITVQISPALHATVGDALRHVLQRSGYSLCANRAEVTTLFSRPLPAVQHQLGPMALLDALTILGGPAWRLVIDPVERSVCYALRAPVPAPPRPPLETAP